The sequence TGGGTGACCGAAATCTGGGTTGTGCTGTTGGAGTGGCTGGTGACTTCAACGCTTGTACCCCGGCGCTCCGTGCCCGTGGTCAGGGTTGGCAAAGCCAGCGCGCCGGCCAACGCGACCACAACAGCGACCGGCAGCACCAGCCGGCCGTTCGGCCCGACGCTCAGCCGGCCAGCCAGCAGGTTTTCGATCCGGGTGACCACCTCATGGCGACGACCGGCCATGGCGCTCGCCAGCAGCGGCGTGTTCATTGACCGCCGCGACGGGCGCCGCCCGGCGGCCGGCTTGTTGCCGAGTGCAAATGCCGCCAGTACCTCTACTAAATCGGAACGCTTCGCGCCGCCTCGCAGCGCGAGTGCGTCACTGCCCTGCTCCGCGGCGGCGGCAATTCGGCGCGACGCGAGGACATTGAGCGGCTGGAAAAACAGAACCGACTGCACCAGCAGGCAAAGCCAGCGCCACACGCCGTCTGCCCGCTGCAGGTGAGCCAGCTCGTGAGCCAACGCCGCATGAACCTGCTGCTGCGGCATGGTGGTCATCGTTTGCGGCAAACAGATCTCCCGAAGCCCAACGGCCATCGGCTGGCTGATGTCGCGACAGGCGCTGACCCGAACCCAGCCGGGCAGGTCTTCCGGCAGCAAACGGGAAGGGAACGGCCGGCGGTCGCGCAGCAGGTGGCGAAGCTGAAAGGCGGCCAGCTCGAGCCGTGCCAGCATCAAGGCCGCGCCGATCAGCCAGAGACCAATCCAGGGTGCGCTGGGCGCTAAGGCCGGCAGCATTGCGGGCTTTGCCAGCTTTGGCGCCAGGACTTTGGCCTTCATCTTGCTGCCGCCAGCCCCCAGGACCTCCGCCCGCGGCAGCGGCGTCGCCTGAGGTGCGGGCGTCGCCCGACGGGAGTCGACGGTGCTTTCCGCCGCGACGCCCGGCAGCAGCGCGTCGGGCACGGGCAGCTTCAGCAGCGCCGATCCGCCGGTCGCCACCTGCAGTGAAGCACTCAGGATGCCGCCCAGCAGTGCCGCCTTCCACACGAGTTCCTGCCAGAAGGAACGTCCCCGAAGGATGGTCCGATCCGCAATCGCCGCGGCGCTCAGCAGCACGGTGCTGTGTAGGGCGTACGTCAGGAGCCACTCGGTCAATAGGTTCAGGTTGAGGTCCATACTCATGACGACGCTCCGTCTCGATTCTCTTCCAACAGTTTGAGGATCCGCTCTCGGTCCTCGTCGTCGATCGGCTGGTCACCCAGCAGGTGATTCACCAGCGCCGCCGGGTCGCCGAGGAACATTTGTTTGATCAGGCCGCCAACCAGGTCGCGCTGCACGTCTTTCTGCTCCACCTCAGCCCGATAGATAAAGCTGCGTCCGTGCGTCTCGTGGCTGACCAGCCCCCGGTCCTCCAGGCGCTTCAGCAGCGTAGCGACCGTGGTCAGCGCCAGGGAGCGCTGCTCGGCGAGCGCCTCACAGACTTCGGCGCTGGTGGCGCTTCCGTGGTTCCAGAGCACCTGCATCACGTCCAGCTGCAGGTCGCTTAATCGGGTGTCGGCGGTCATTTCACTCGCTCCAGCAAACTATCAACTACATTTGTAGTACTACAGGTGTAGTTTGTCAACTGCTTTGCCCCAAGGTGGCCGTTTCCGCGGCCATTGAAGTTTTGACGAAAGGCGAACCGAAATGGTTACGCCAGACTGCGCTAGCCGCCTCGACCAAATTCGCCGACAATGCCGTCTGGTTTTTTCAGCCAGCGGTCCATGAGCGACGCACGCCAGTACTTCACCTACGACAAACCCTTCCGCTTTCGTCGCGGCGGGGGCCTGAGCCAGTTCACGCTCGCGTATGAAACGTGGGGCAAGCTGAATAGCCGCGGGGACAATGCGGTGGTGATCTGCACCGGGCTGTCGCCGGACGCGCACGTCTGCAGCTCGGATGAAAATCCCTCCCCGGGCTGGTGGGAGTTTATGGTCGGGCCAGACAAGCCCGTCGATACCAACCGCTGGTTTGTGCTCTGCATCAATTCGCTGGGCAGCTGCAAAGGCTCAACGGGGCCAGCGTCGATCAATCCGGAGACCGGCGAGCTCTATCGCCTGGATTTTCCCAAGCTGAGCATCGAGGACATCGCCGCGGCGGCGCATGAGCTGGTGCGGGCGCTGGATATTCCGGAGATTGCGGTGATGATCGGCCCGTCGATGGGCGGCATGACCGCCCTGGCTTACTCGCTGCAGTTCGGCCGGGTGCGCCACATGATCAACATCTCCTCGGGCATTTCCTCGACGCCCTTTGCGATCGCTCTGCGGTCCCTCCAGCGCGAGATGATCCGTGAGGACAGCGAGTGGGAAAACGGCAACTACGGCGACGGCGACGGCCCCAAGACCGGCATGCGGCTGGCGCGAAAGCTCGGCATGATCACCTACCGCTCAGCGGAAGAATGGCAAGACCGGTTCATGCGCGAGACCATCCCGCTCGATGAGCAGGGTGACGATCCGTTTGGGCCCAGCTTTGAGATCGAGTCGTACCTGCAGTATCACGCGCAGAAGTTCATCCACGGATTCGACCCCAACTGCTACCTGTATCTTTCCCGTGCCCTGGACTGGTTCGACGCCAAGGACCACGGCTTTGGCATGGCCGACTCGATCGCGCGCTTCAAATCAGCGCTGGTGGTCGGCGTTGGGTCCGATATCCTGTTTCCGATCTATCAGCAGCGCCAGATCGCCACGATCATGACCGAGGAACGTACCCCGGTGCAGTTTCGTGCGCTAGAATCGGTGCAGGGTCACGATTCTTTTCTGGTCGACGCAGAGCGCTTTGCGCCCGTCGTGGCCAGCTACCTGGAGCATTTATAAATGGCAGCACAGCCGCAGCAGAGTTTCCCCGGCTATCTGGAACTCATTGAATCCATTGATCATGCGGTGCGTTTCGAGGCGGAGAACGACATCGTTCGGGAGCTTCGCGGCGCGCTTTGCAAACTCATTCGCAGCGACAACGTGGAGCTCCCTCAGGAGGTTTTTCAGACCGCCGAAGGCCGCTATGCGCGGCGCGAATTGCACCGCAGCG is a genomic window of Pseudomonadota bacterium containing:
- a CDS encoding BlaI/MecI/CopY family transcriptional regulator: MTADTRLSDLQLDVMQVLWNHGSATSAEVCEALAEQRSLALTTVATLLKRLEDRGLVSHETHGRSFIYRAEVEQKDVQRDLVGGLIKQMFLGDPAALVNHLLGDQPIDDEDRERILKLLEENRDGASS
- a CDS encoding homoserine O-acetyltransferase translates to MSDARQYFTYDKPFRFRRGGGLSQFTLAYETWGKLNSRGDNAVVICTGLSPDAHVCSSDENPSPGWWEFMVGPDKPVDTNRWFVLCINSLGSCKGSTGPASINPETGELYRLDFPKLSIEDIAAAAHELVRALDIPEIAVMIGPSMGGMTALAYSLQFGRVRHMINISSGISSTPFAIALRSLQREMIREDSEWENGNYGDGDGPKTGMRLARKLGMITYRSAEEWQDRFMRETIPLDEQGDDPFGPSFEIESYLQYHAQKFIHGFDPNCYLYLSRALDWFDAKDHGFGMADSIARFKSALVVGVGSDILFPIYQQRQIATIMTEERTPVQFRALESVQGHDSFLVDAERFAPVVASYLEHL
- a CDS encoding M56 family metallopeptidase; translated protein: MSMDLNLNLLTEWLLTYALHSTVLLSAAAIADRTILRGRSFWQELVWKAALLGGILSASLQVATGGSALLKLPVPDALLPGVAAESTVDSRRATPAPQATPLPRAEVLGAGGSKMKAKVLAPKLAKPAMLPALAPSAPWIGLWLIGAALMLARLELAAFQLRHLLRDRRPFPSRLLPEDLPGWVRVSACRDISQPMAVGLREICLPQTMTTMPQQQVHAALAHELAHLQRADGVWRWLCLLVQSVLFFQPLNVLASRRIAAAAEQGSDALALRGGAKRSDLVEVLAAFALGNKPAAGRRPSRRSMNTPLLASAMAGRRHEVVTRIENLLAGRLSVGPNGRLVLPVAVVVALAGALALPTLTTGTERRGTSVEVTSHSNSTTQISVTHSDDDFRLKLKAEGRFAFNEAESALESLDGFFDLTTSRPGEKRRVRFVGDDGAIETTYWVDGRKRPYDAEAQAWFADQLPEMLRITGIDAEARAGRIYRAGGIDALLEEVRLTRSDLTRRRYLSGLAKSEALADEEVTRLLSIAGESIGSDVEQRLAMEALAKYQADQIDWLTYYAATNAIGSDVEQRLALESSLRLLPEKPELSEAYVRATRELGSDVEHRLALEALLERGALDRAVHDTLIDAAGDIGSDLEQRLLLSELIKKELQQETAVMLVRKAGEQIGSDLELRLLLSDVLDRHESEAVRDAVSRAAEQLGGLEKELLLREL